The following are encoded together in the Thermofilaceae archaeon genome:
- a CDS encoding DUF6785 family protein, whose protein sequence is MGQERPAEAKVERVRVLTPPLLVTVIILTIGSEIFTIWFRSLTTKMWTYTGWFIGAFYIVLIMQLLGMLSPKLRLSPGQQLILLLPFWYAAGKAFMITGAGGENWHEMLYPIWSFLIRGLREPALRTYTWDLTPSLIAPKDLTELDKIWRGLMPGEVINWGPWMAPIAFWSLWLIVTTLIIVILVYTVIGPQTVEVERLVYPMSVPATVLLTNAGTWVEVGGKARSKLFDLTDTRMRIFWVSFVVGALFLSMIPLLMEVLPVVPVLGAFLWGEIPLSLQTWFNTAAVLPGGHFYAVFIIHQAILMTLLPYDVLITPVIIWLIVYLIYVPLGVRMGFLPYTPGVEGWANWYYGYMPPFPFAAFAIYGMSLGLGLLTLWEARGTVARALKGGVELPVKQLLYLFAGLFIVWLALWTAAGANPVMMVYFFILFILWQISIVRYYAEIWWHPPVIHDTYYLLIWPVGASIGAWASVPAQSNQALYIQNMALLVHGCWAAYRQNPWNMGFTAHTYKWARDLNVNLRDVMLALFAIAVVGWPVAFIFDVWWLYHGGGYVKLNEGTYGWPVDVALNQGVRGLTHFSSLLEIPFWQHGVMALLGILLVFAIYFLRMRFAWFMINPTAVAMTLWLVEFIWLAALVALIAKYLGIRIFGARRYEEYASYVAAGLCWGLGAGYIIGGFYDLFLGVLPKFYAFFVP, encoded by the coding sequence ATGGGGCAGGAAAGACCTGCCGAGGCTAAGGTTGAGCGGGTTCGCGTTTTAACGCCCCCGCTCCTGGTGACTGTGATTATCCTCACGATCGGCAGCGAGATCTTCACTATCTGGTTTAGGTCGCTGACTACGAAGATGTGGACTTACACTGGCTGGTTCATCGGAGCCTTCTACATCGTCCTCATCATGCAGCTGCTGGGGATGCTCAGCCCCAAGCTGAGGCTCAGCCCCGGCCAGCAGCTTATACTCCTCCTCCCGTTCTGGTACGCGGCCGGCAAAGCCTTCATGATAACGGGCGCAGGCGGCGAAAACTGGCATGAGATGCTGTACCCGATCTGGTCCTTCCTCATCAGAGGGTTGAGGGAGCCCGCGCTGAGGACGTACACTTGGGATCTCACGCCCTCACTTATAGCTCCCAAGGATCTAACCGAGCTGGACAAGATCTGGAGGGGCTTGATGCCCGGCGAGGTGATCAACTGGGGGCCGTGGATGGCGCCCATCGCGTTCTGGAGCCTCTGGCTGATCGTTACAACCCTCATCATCGTAATCCTCGTCTACACCGTGATCGGCCCCCAGACGGTTGAAGTCGAGAGGCTCGTCTACCCGATGAGCGTCCCAGCCACCGTCCTTCTCACGAACGCTGGCACGTGGGTTGAGGTTGGAGGTAAAGCCAGGTCGAAGCTCTTCGACCTAACCGATACGAGGATGAGGATCTTCTGGGTATCCTTCGTCGTTGGAGCCCTCTTCCTATCTATGATCCCACTGCTAATGGAGGTTCTACCCGTGGTTCCCGTGCTCGGAGCGTTCCTCTGGGGCGAGATACCTCTCTCGCTTCAGACGTGGTTCAACACAGCTGCAGTACTCCCTGGCGGTCACTTCTACGCTGTCTTCATAATCCACCAGGCGATCCTCATGACGCTGCTCCCCTACGACGTCCTTATAACGCCTGTGATCATCTGGCTGATCGTCTACCTCATCTACGTCCCACTGGGAGTTCGGATGGGCTTCCTCCCGTACACACCGGGCGTCGAGGGGTGGGCGAACTGGTACTACGGCTACATGCCTCCGTTCCCGTTCGCAGCTTTCGCGATCTACGGCATGTCACTCGGTCTAGGATTGTTAACGCTCTGGGAGGCGAGAGGTACAGTTGCGAGGGCCTTGAAGGGTGGAGTCGAGCTCCCGGTCAAGCAGCTGCTCTACTTGTTTGCTGGCCTCTTCATCGTTTGGCTGGCTTTGTGGACTGCGGCTGGCGCGAACCCCGTAATGATGGTCTACTTCTTCATCCTCTTCATCCTCTGGCAGATCTCCATCGTAAGGTACTACGCCGAAATCTGGTGGCACCCTCCGGTTATTCACGATACCTACTACCTGCTGATCTGGCCGGTGGGGGCTTCTATAGGCGCGTGGGCCAGCGTGCCGGCTCAGAGCAACCAAGCCCTCTACATCCAGAACATGGCGCTGCTCGTGCACGGATGCTGGGCCGCTTACAGGCAGAACCCGTGGAACATGGGCTTTACAGCTCACACCTACAAGTGGGCTCGCGACCTTAACGTCAACTTGAGGGATGTGATGCTAGCGCTGTTCGCCATCGCAGTCGTCGGTTGGCCTGTCGCCTTCATCTTCGACGTGTGGTGGCTGTACCACGGCGGAGGCTACGTCAAGCTGAATGAGGGTACCTACGGCTGGCCGGTTGACGTTGCTCTCAACCAGGGGGTCCGCGGTCTCACGCACTTCAGCTCTCTGCTGGAGATACCGTTCTGGCAGCACGGCGTAATGGCACTGCTCGGCATCCTCCTAGTTTTCGCGATCTACTTCCTCAGGATGAGGTTCGCCTGGTTCATGATCAACCCAACCGCCGTGGCAATGACCTTATGGCTCGTCGAGTTCATATGGCTTGCCGCCCTCGTCGCTCTCATCGCCAAGTACCTGGGCATCAGGATCTTCGGCGCTAGGAGGTACGAGGAGTACGCCTCCTACGTGGCTGCAGGCCTCTGCTGGGGCTTGGGAGCGGGCTACATCATCGGCGGCTTCTACGACTTGTTCCTCGGAGTGCTGCCGAAGTTCTACGCGTTCTTCGTGCCATAG
- the rbcL gene encoding type III ribulose-bisphosphate carboxylase encodes MPVEFEPYPEFLKPGYTPDPESDVIATFRVTPAEGFTAEDAAGGVAAESSTGTWTTLYTWYDKARIDRLMGKAYEIKDLGDGSYLLRVAYPVELFEEGNMPGFLASVAGNIFGMRRVKGLRLEDLYLPRSFLEHFKGPGRGVRGVREVLKVEGRPIVGTVPKPKVGYSPDEVGKLAYEILTGGLDYVKDDENLAGPRYCRFEERARAIMKAIDRAEKETGERKVWFANITADVREMERRLKLVADYGNPFVMVDVVVTGWSALTYIRDLAEEHGLAIHAHRAMHAAFTRNPYHGISMFVLAKLYRIIGVDQLHVGTPEVGKLEARTVDVVRNARVLREAVYKPDPDDPFRLTQAFHHIKPALPVSSGGLHPGTLPEVIRVMGIDLVIQVGGGVVGHPDGPKAGAAATRQSIEAAIKGIPLPEYAREHKELARALEKWGFVKPI; translated from the coding sequence ATGCCAGTCGAGTTCGAACCTTACCCCGAGTTCCTGAAGCCGGGCTACACGCCTGATCCTGAGAGCGACGTCATCGCCACCTTCCGCGTGACACCGGCCGAGGGCTTCACGGCTGAAGATGCGGCCGGAGGGGTTGCGGCCGAGAGCAGCACTGGCACGTGGACGACGCTCTACACGTGGTACGATAAGGCCAGGATCGACCGGCTGATGGGGAAGGCCTACGAGATCAAGGATCTGGGGGATGGCTCGTACCTGCTGCGCGTCGCATACCCCGTCGAGCTCTTTGAGGAGGGGAACATGCCCGGCTTTCTAGCATCGGTCGCCGGGAACATCTTCGGAATGCGGCGCGTGAAGGGGCTTAGGCTCGAGGACCTGTACCTCCCGAGGAGCTTCCTCGAGCACTTCAAGGGCCCCGGCAGGGGCGTTAGGGGCGTCAGAGAGGTGCTGAAGGTTGAGGGGAGGCCGATTGTAGGCACCGTCCCGAAGCCGAAGGTTGGCTACTCTCCCGATGAAGTCGGCAAGCTCGCCTACGAGATTCTGACCGGAGGCCTCGACTACGTCAAGGACGACGAGAACCTAGCGGGCCCGCGCTACTGCCGCTTCGAGGAGCGGGCGCGCGCGATCATGAAGGCGATCGATAGGGCGGAGAAGGAGACTGGGGAGAGGAAGGTTTGGTTCGCTAACATAACCGCGGACGTGAGGGAGATGGAGAGGAGGTTGAAGCTCGTGGCCGACTACGGCAACCCCTTCGTGATGGTGGACGTTGTTGTAACAGGCTGGTCTGCGCTCACCTACATCAGGGATCTAGCGGAGGAGCACGGCCTGGCGATACACGCCCACAGGGCCATGCACGCCGCCTTCACCAGGAACCCGTACCACGGCATCTCCATGTTCGTCCTGGCGAAGCTGTACCGCATCATTGGGGTGGATCAGCTCCACGTGGGGACACCCGAAGTTGGGAAGCTTGAGGCTAGAACCGTGGACGTGGTGAGAAACGCAAGGGTCTTGAGGGAAGCTGTCTACAAGCCGGACCCGGACGACCCCTTCAGGCTGACGCAGGCCTTCCACCACATCAAGCCCGCGCTGCCAGTCTCATCCGGCGGCCTCCACCCGGGCACTCTACCCGAAGTCATCCGAGTGATGGGCATCGACCTCGTCATCCAGGTTGGGGGAGGCGTAGTCGGCCACCCCGACGGGCCGAAGGCTGGCGCAGCAGCCACAAGGCAATCCATAGAGGCTGCAATCAAGGGGATACCGCTGCCCGAGTACGCCAGGGAGCACAAAGAACTAGCGAGAGCCCTCGAGAAGTGGGGCTTCGTCAAGCCTATATAA
- a CDS encoding trimethylamine methyltransferase family protein, whose protein sequence is MRMPRPAMGLLLRSEAEDVHSRALELLSKVGILFEDKEVEALVRSAGCEVKDGRVLIPEELVKEALLKAPRRFALYDRDGNYVATLGEGALIFNPGSAAVRILDYGAGGPRPPTLDDLRKFVTLADALEHIRAQSTALVPKDVPVEVSDAERLYVVLKYSRKPVVTGGFTVENVPLMVEMLAAVRPDYRERPFAIFDVCPSPPLAWSSITSRNLVDLARLGVPAELISMPGIGANAPVTVYGALIQHHAEVLSGVVIAQLASPGAKVIYGGSPTLVHPRFGTALIAAPEAVLVSLAYRDMARLVELPSHTYMAISDAKVPDFQAGAEAGFTAALAALAGFDVVSGPGMLEFESTQSMEKLVLDNEVCGLARRLVSGFGLGGEEVEVISEVIRSRRGNFLSHRHTLANIRREVHVPRVWDADPSARRDLLEWAHSEVERLLAEHKPPILEGERLKALDEVRARLWQRIGRAPPPI, encoded by the coding sequence CTGCGCATGCCTAGGCCAGCGATGGGGCTTTTGCTGAGGAGCGAAGCTGAGGATGTCCACTCCAGGGCTCTCGAGCTCCTCTCTAAGGTTGGCATTCTTTTCGAGGACAAGGAGGTGGAGGCACTCGTAAGATCCGCCGGCTGCGAGGTTAAGGATGGGAGAGTTCTGATACCGGAGGAACTGGTGAAGGAAGCTCTACTGAAGGCTCCCCGGAGGTTCGCCCTCTACGATCGGGACGGGAACTACGTTGCAACGCTGGGCGAGGGGGCGCTTATCTTCAACCCTGGTTCAGCGGCGGTGCGGATCCTGGACTACGGCGCGGGGGGGCCTCGCCCACCGACCCTGGACGACTTGAGGAAGTTCGTGACGCTGGCCGACGCTCTGGAGCACATCAGGGCTCAGAGCACGGCCCTCGTGCCGAAGGACGTCCCAGTGGAGGTGAGCGACGCGGAGCGCCTCTACGTGGTTCTCAAGTACTCGCGTAAGCCTGTGGTCACGGGGGGCTTCACGGTCGAGAACGTCCCCCTGATGGTCGAGATGCTCGCCGCCGTGCGCCCCGACTACAGGGAGAGGCCCTTCGCGATCTTCGACGTCTGCCCCTCACCGCCGCTGGCGTGGAGCTCGATCACGTCGAGGAACCTTGTAGACTTAGCCCGGCTCGGAGTGCCGGCTGAGCTCATCTCGATGCCCGGGATCGGGGCGAACGCCCCCGTCACCGTCTACGGGGCTTTGATCCAGCACCACGCTGAAGTGCTGAGCGGCGTGGTGATTGCGCAGCTCGCCTCGCCCGGGGCTAAGGTGATCTACGGCGGCTCACCCACGCTCGTTCACCCGCGCTTCGGGACCGCGCTAATCGCCGCGCCGGAGGCCGTCCTCGTGAGCTTGGCGTACAGGGATATGGCGAGGCTCGTGGAGCTGCCCAGCCACACCTACATGGCGATCTCCGACGCGAAGGTCCCGGACTTCCAGGCGGGCGCTGAAGCCGGGTTTACCGCAGCGCTGGCCGCGCTCGCGGGTTTCGACGTGGTTTCGGGGCCCGGGATGCTGGAGTTCGAGAGCACCCAATCGATGGAGAAGCTGGTCCTCGACAACGAGGTGTGCGGGCTGGCGCGGAGGCTGGTGAGCGGCTTCGGGCTTGGCGGAGAGGAGGTGGAAGTGATCAGCGAGGTTATCCGGTCTAGGCGCGGGAACTTCCTCTCGCACAGGCACACGCTGGCGAATATCAGGAGGGAGGTTCACGTGCCGCGCGTCTGGGACGCTGACCCGAGCGCGCGCCGCGACCTCCTGGAGTGGGCGCACAGCGAAGTGGAGAGGCTCTTGGCGGAGCACAAGCCGCCAATCCTCGAGGGGGAGAGGCTGAAAGCCTTGGATGAAGTTCGTGCGAGGCTCTGGCAGCGGATCGGGAGGGCTCCTCCACCCATCTAG